TCCGAATCCTGGATCATCTTTTGAATCTCTTCCTCAGAAAGCCCGCTCGATGCCGTGATCTTAATGGACTGCTCCTTGCCGGTCCCTTTGTCCCTGGCCGAGACATGAACGATACCGTTCGCATCAATATCAAAGGTGACTTCGATCTGCGGGACCCCTCTCGGCGCCGGGGGAATCCCGACCAGTTCGAATCTCCCCATGGACTTATTATCTCCCGCCATCTCCCGCTCACCCTGCATGACATGGACACTGACCGCCGGCTGATTGTCGGATGCCGTGGAGAAGATCTGGCTCTTTCTGGTCGGTATCGTGGTGTTCCGTTCGATCAGTTTCGTAAAAACACCGCCCACGGTTTCAATGCCGAGAGACAGGGGGGTCACATCAAGAAGCAGCACATCTTCCACCGTCCCCTTTAGAACCCCGCCCTGGATTCCTGCGCCCATGGCTACGACCTCATCAGGGTTGACTCCCTTATGAGGCTTTTGCCCGAAGATCTTTTCTACGGTTTTCTGTACCAGCGGCATCCGGGTCTGCCCGCCGACCAGGATGACCGAATGGATATCCGTTATGCTGATGCCGGCATCAGCAATGGCCTGATGACACGGCCCGACTGTCTTCTCAACCAGATCCTCAACCAGGGATTCCAGTTTCGCCCGGGTCATCCTGATATTCAGGTGTTTGGGGCCGCTCGAGTCGGCTGTAATAAACGGCAGATTGATATCCGTCTCCATGGCCGTGGAAAGCTCGATCTTGGCCTTCTCCGCCCCTTCCTTCAGGCGCTGCAGGGCCATCTTATCCCTTCTCAAGTCAAACCCCTGTTCCCTCTTGAACTCGGAGGCCAGATAATCAATGACCCTCTGATCAAAATCTTCTCCGCCAAGGTAGGTATCGCCGTTGGTGGATTTGACCTCCAGAACCCCTTCCCGGATCTCAAGGATTGAGATATCGAAAGTCCCTCCTCCCAAATCATAGACAGCGACCAGTTCATCCCGCTTCTTGTCCAAGCCGTATGCCAATGCCGCCGCCGTAGGCTCGTTGATGATTCTCAGAACCTCAAGCCCGGCGATCCTGCCTGCATCCTTGGTGGCCTGTCTTTGGCTGTCGTTGAAGTACGCCGGAACCGTGATCACAGCCTCGGTGATCTCTTCCCCGAAATAGTCCTCTGCCGTCTGTTTCATCTTTTGAAGGACCATCGCGGAGATCTCGGGCGTGCTGTAATCCTTGTCCCGGATGGAGATCAGGACATCCCCCCTCGGCGACTCCTTAAGAAGGAAAGGAAGGTTCTCCATGGCCTTCTGGACTTCGATGGACCGGAACTTCCGGCCGATGAACCGTTTCACGGAGAATACCGTATTCTCCGGATTGGTGACGGCCTGCCGTTTGGCCACCTGCCCGACCAGCCGCTCTCCATGTTCCGTAAAGGCGATCATCGACGGCGTGGTGCGGCTCCCTTCAGAGTTCTCAATCACCTTAGGGTCCTTCCCGTCCAGAACGGATACACAGGAGTTGGTGGTACCGAGATCTACACCTATGACTCTGCCCATAAGACACTCACTCCGAAGATAGGGCGATCCTCATCGCCTTAATTTCTGAAGAATCACTCTTCATCGTTCATGACCGTTTCAGCCTTGTCCCGGGATTTTTTGGAAACCTTGACCATAGCCGGCCTGATCAGCCTGTCCTTCAGGATATATCCTTTCTGAAGTTCCGAAATCACCATGTTTTCTTCATACTCGTCCGCAACCTCGTGTATCACCGCTTCATGAAGACGAGGATCGAAAGGCTCACCCATGGCCCTCATCTCCTTCACACCGTACTTATCCAGGATGTCCTTCAACTGTTTCAGAATCATCTCCACGCCCAGCGCGACCCCTTCAGACTGATCATGATTTTTTGTCTGTTCAATCGCGCGTTCCAGATTGTCAACCACGACGAGAATATCCTTGATCATCCCTTCGTTGGCGTACTTGATGAATTCCGACTTCTCTTTATCCATCCTTTTTTTGTAATTCTCAAATTCCGCGTAGACCCGTAAAAATTTGTCGTAATTTTCTTCAGCCTTCTGCTCGGCGGCTTGAATCGCGCTCTGCGCCTCGGATACAGCGGCTTCTTCAACCGAGGCTTGGGCTTGATCGGCAGGGCTCCCGCCTGCCGTCTCATCGAACAGCGCCTGCGATTCTTCAATATTTTCTTTTCCGGACTGAAACTCTTCTTCTCTCCCGCCGGAAACATCCTTGCATTCATCAGACATAGGATACAAGTCTCCTCTCTTAAAAAACTCAAAAAAATCGGCCGCGCAGGTTAGGACTGACCGCTTATGAATTGGCTGAGAAGTTGGGACGTACAATGGACCACTGAGATCACCTTGGAATAATCCATGCGTTTCGGACCGATGATGCCCAGGGTGCCGACCACCTTGTCTTTGTACTTGTAATTGGCTGTAACCAGGCTGCAGTCCTCCAAGATCCGCATCGGGTTCTCAGAACCGATGTACACCACCACCCCTTCAGAATCCATGCTCCTGTCCAGAAGCTGTACCAGGATGGATTTTCTCTCAAAAGCCTGCAAAATCTTCTTGACTCTCTTCAGGTCCGAAAACTCCGGGAGGTCCACGATATTGGAAGCCCCTTCCATATAGATCTGACCGTTGGTCCCAAAAAATTCGGAAGATGATTCATCCGCCAGAAAGATTTTTCTCAATAAATTCTGATAGAGCTGCATATCCGCCGCCATCTTCCGGACAATCCTTTCCCGGACCCCCTCCAGGGTGAGCCCGCAGAGTTCCTCGTTGGCGTAGGAGGTCAGTTCATT
This genomic interval from Nitrospirae bacterium CG2_30_53_67 contains the following:
- a CDS encoding molecular chaperone DnaK, with the translated sequence MGRVIGVDLGTTNSCVSVLDGKDPKVIENSEGSRTTPSMIAFTEHGERLVGQVAKRQAVTNPENTVFSVKRFIGRKFRSIEVQKAMENLPFLLKESPRGDVLISIRDKDYSTPEISAMVLQKMKQTAEDYFGEEITEAVITVPAYFNDSQRQATKDAGRIAGLEVLRIINEPTAAALAYGLDKKRDELVAVYDLGGGTFDISILEIREGVLEVKSTNGDTYLGGEDFDQRVIDYLASEFKREQGFDLRRDKMALQRLKEGAEKAKIELSTAMETDINLPFITADSSGPKHLNIRMTRAKLESLVEDLVEKTVGPCHQAIADAGISITDIHSVILVGGQTRMPLVQKTVEKIFGQKPHKGVNPDEVVAMGAGIQGGVLKGTVEDVLLLDVTPLSLGIETVGGVFTKLIERNTTIPTRKSQIFSTASDNQPAVSVHVMQGEREMAGDNKSMGRFELVGIPPAPRGVPQIEVTFDIDANGIVHVSARDKGTGKEQSIKITASSGLSEEEIQKMIQDS
- a CDS encoding nucleotide exchange factor GrpE, which encodes MSDECKDVSGGREEEFQSGKENIEESQALFDETAGGSPADQAQASVEEAAVSEAQSAIQAAEQKAEENYDKFLRVYAEFENYKKRMDKEKSEFIKYANEGMIKDILVVVDNLERAIEQTKNHDQSEGVALGVEMILKQLKDILDKYGVKEMRAMGEPFDPRLHEAVIHEVADEYEENMVISELQKGYILKDRLIRPAMVKVSKKSRDKAETVMNDEE